Proteins from a single region of Fibrobacter sp.:
- the amrB gene encoding AmmeMemoRadiSam system protein B, with protein MNKRVFHIYRYISGVLLMAGLFGLQAADVIRKAAVAGQFYTANPSALKKELETYFAGASQLQAPARLLVSPHAGYVFSGPVAGKGFAAIDKNVKKVIIIGPSHHALINGLAVTDATWYETPLGKVKVDQDLRDRLKKSPLVCSARGAEDPEHCIEVQLPFLQMKLGQFTFLPIITGRIDPAQAAELLFPLIDKETLVIASSDLSHYQHQKEARRIDDRSIETILSGDAMGFIDGCGETPVRIVMHLGRKMGLKPVKLDARTSFETAPSYGSESKVVGYASIAWIESGTIKKEISSEKSSLSPELKKYLLNLARESMVLAVKGMKPPVVDSVPSALKKSSGCFVTLTINGNLRGCIGYIEPIKPLYQAVIDNARSAALSDPRFSPVRQDELGKINVEVSVLSNPVPLEFKTPDDLLQKLKPGVHGVILQKGPYHSTFLPQVWEQLPDKIMFLEHLSMKGGMARDGWKTSEVRTYTAEHFQE; from the coding sequence ATGAATAAACGTGTCTTCCATATTTACCGATACATTTCAGGAGTGTTGCTGATGGCTGGACTATTCGGGCTGCAAGCCGCGGATGTAATAAGAAAAGCTGCTGTTGCGGGGCAGTTTTATACTGCCAATCCCTCTGCGCTTAAAAAGGAACTGGAGACTTATTTTGCAGGAGCCAGCCAGCTCCAAGCGCCCGCACGTCTGCTTGTATCTCCGCATGCGGGGTATGTCTTTTCGGGACCCGTTGCAGGAAAAGGATTCGCCGCCATAGATAAAAATGTCAAGAAAGTAATCATTATCGGCCCATCCCATCATGCTTTGATAAATGGACTGGCTGTCACTGACGCAACATGGTATGAAACTCCTCTTGGAAAAGTAAAGGTTGATCAGGATCTCAGGGACAGGCTGAAAAAGAGTCCGCTTGTGTGTTCAGCCCGGGGAGCAGAGGATCCGGAACACTGCATAGAGGTACAGTTGCCGTTTCTGCAAATGAAGCTGGGACAGTTTACATTTTTGCCCATCATCACAGGGCGAATTGATCCGGCCCAGGCTGCCGAACTTTTATTTCCTCTCATCGATAAAGAGACCCTGGTTATTGCTTCGTCCGATCTCTCCCACTATCAGCATCAAAAGGAAGCTCGCCGCATCGATGACAGGAGTATTGAAACTATACTTTCTGGTGATGCAATGGGGTTTATTGACGGATGCGGAGAGACTCCTGTACGGATAGTAATGCACCTTGGCCGGAAAATGGGCCTGAAGCCGGTTAAACTCGATGCGCGGACATCCTTTGAAACAGCTCCATCTTATGGCTCTGAGTCGAAGGTTGTCGGCTACGCCTCCATTGCCTGGATTGAATCCGGTACAATCAAAAAGGAAATCAGTTCTGAAAAGTCATCCCTGTCTCCTGAATTGAAGAAATATCTTCTCAATCTGGCGAGGGAGAGCATGGTACTGGCGGTGAAAGGGATGAAGCCACCGGTTGTAGACAGTGTTCCATCAGCTCTGAAAAAGAGCAGCGGCTGCTTTGTGACACTCACAATAAACGGGAATTTGCGCGGATGTATCGGTTATATTGAGCCCATCAAACCTCTTTATCAGGCTGTAATCGACAATGCCAGAAGTGCTGCTCTGAGTGATCCAAGATTCTCTCCTGTCAGACAGGATGAACTTGGAAAAATCAATGTCGAAGTATCGGTGCTTAGTAACCCTGTGCCTCTTGAGTTTAAGACCCCGGATGATCTGCTGCAGAAGTTAAAGCCCGGTGTTCACGGTGTGATACTTCAGAAAGGCCCTTACCATTCGACATTTCTTCCACAGGTCTGGGAACAGCTCCCTGATAAGATAATGTTCCTTGAGCATTTATCGATGAAGGGGGGAATGGCCAGAGACGGTTGGAAAACATCTGAAGTCAGGACCTATACTGCAGAACACTTTCAGGAATGA
- the amrS gene encoding AmmeMemoRadiSam system radical SAM enzyme — translation MRTRRELIKDLLLLAGTIAAGPSLASAPRYHAARYWSKMGNSILCELCPNGCVLPEGKTGNCRNRKNSGGKLVTLGYSQPCAVNVDPVEKKPLYHFLPGARTFSLAIAGCNLRCKNCQNYAISQKSPLETENYNLSPEKVVQEAISHDCKIIAYTYSEPTVWIEYVLDTAALARKAGLKNVLVTSGYINQGPFSELAELIDAAHIDLKSFDNRVYQDLNAGKLQPVLDTLKLARKKGVWVEIINLVVPQWTDKLEMIRSMCRWIAKELGTEVPLHFSRFFPLYKLAHLYPTPSEVLLSARKIALEEKLKFVYIGNVMEMDSNTYCLSCGELLISRSGYVINNRNLKSGSCGKCGTAIPGVWA, via the coding sequence ATGAGGACCAGAAGAGAACTTATTAAGGATCTTCTTCTTTTGGCAGGCACTATTGCTGCCGGGCCTTCTTTGGCATCCGCTCCCCGTTATCATGCTGCCAGGTACTGGTCGAAGATGGGCAACAGTATTCTGTGTGAGCTTTGCCCGAACGGATGTGTTTTACCTGAAGGGAAAACAGGTAACTGCCGCAACCGGAAGAATTCTGGAGGCAAGCTTGTCACTCTGGGATATTCCCAGCCTTGTGCAGTAAACGTTGATCCTGTTGAAAAGAAACCTCTTTACCATTTTCTTCCCGGTGCCAGAACTTTCTCCCTGGCGATTGCGGGGTGCAATCTTCGGTGCAAGAACTGCCAGAATTATGCTATCAGTCAGAAAAGTCCTCTGGAGACAGAAAACTACAATCTCTCTCCGGAAAAGGTGGTTCAGGAGGCCATAAGTCATGATTGTAAAATCATTGCCTATACCTATTCAGAACCGACTGTCTGGATCGAGTATGTGCTTGACACTGCGGCTCTGGCCCGTAAAGCCGGTCTGAAGAATGTCCTTGTCACTTCGGGATATATAAATCAGGGACCGTTCTCTGAGCTTGCGGAATTGATCGATGCTGCGCACATAGATCTCAAGAGCTTTGACAACAGGGTATATCAGGATCTCAACGCCGGTAAGCTGCAGCCGGTGCTTGATACGCTTAAACTGGCACGTAAAAAGGGCGTCTGGGTGGAAATAATAAACCTGGTGGTTCCCCAATGGACAGACAAACTTGAGATGATACGTTCGATGTGCAGATGGATCGCGAAGGAACTGGGAACTGAGGTTCCGCTGCACTTTTCCAGATTTTTCCCATTGTATAAACTTGCCCATCTTTATCCCACTCCATCAGAGGTACTGTTGTCTGCCAGGAAGATCGCGTTGGAGGAAAAGTTAAAATTTGTTTATATTGGAAATGTGATGGAAATGGATTCTAATACGTACTGTTTATCTTGTGGCGAACTGTTGATTTCAAGATCCGGCTATGTGATTAATAACCGTAATCTTAAATCCGGTTCCTGCGGCAAGTGCGGGACTGCCATTCCAGGGGTCTGGGCATGA
- the nadD gene encoding nicotinate (nicotinamide) nucleotide adenylyltransferase → MSGHIGILGGIFDPVHNGHLAIASLAREFFGLQKVLFIPSGSPPHKDSVTASAEDRLAMLRLALKNEPGAEIREEELHRSGYSYTIDTLHELRKQYDGQFFFIIGSDNITEIPGWHRYRRIIQMVELCIAHRPGYAIKIPPELKEASVRTFPSPEWGISSTMIRRYLKEGLSCRHLIPEQVREYILKKGLYRNTRVDSMGNRKVYSHEPGKGCRG, encoded by the coding sequence ATGTCAGGGCACATCGGAATACTCGGCGGTATTTTCGATCCTGTTCACAATGGTCATCTCGCGATTGCCTCACTGGCCCGTGAATTTTTTGGTCTGCAGAAAGTTCTTTTTATCCCTTCCGGTTCTCCTCCTCATAAAGACAGTGTAACAGCTTCTGCTGAAGACCGGCTGGCGATGTTGCGGCTTGCCCTCAAAAATGAGCCCGGTGCAGAGATACGGGAGGAGGAGTTGCATCGCAGCGGCTACTCTTATACAATCGATACTCTTCATGAGCTCAGAAAGCAGTATGATGGGCAGTTCTTTTTTATTATTGGTTCTGACAATATTACTGAAATTCCGGGCTGGCACAGGTACCGCAGAATTATACAGATGGTCGAATTGTGTATAGCTCATCGGCCTGGTTATGCGATAAAAATCCCTCCTGAACTGAAAGAAGCCTCTGTCCGTACTTTCCCTTCACCGGAGTGGGGAATCAGCTCCACTATGATCCGGCGGTATCTGAAAGAAGGACTCTCCTGCCGTCATCTTATCCCTGAGCAGGTAAGAGAGTATATTTTAAAGAAAGGGCTTTACAGGAATACACGGGTGGATTCCATGGGAAACAGAAAGGTATACAGCCATGAACCAGGAAAAGGATGCAGAGGGTAA
- the bamD gene encoding outer membrane protein assembly factor BamD: MKKLNAGILLICGLLLIPCAEGAKIKSKQYDCSKKMSDALELYKKQKYSRVKTLLEDVKIQCSGSPVIDSVLYYLGMSDMHMKAYVDARSEFEALAQDFPNSPFYEEAQFRIGLSVYRQSHTSSRDQTETKEAIRLLRDFLETYPEGKMADSASKYLNEAVEKLAQKEFDNARFYVKIHEPEAAVVYYKSFINEYPGSRLTDQAYLNLAELLFKLDRKSEAQEVLDRLLESSKDKDVINKAKALRSRKS, from the coding sequence ATGAAAAAACTTAATGCAGGTATTCTTCTTATATGCGGTTTATTGCTTATACCTTGCGCAGAGGGAGCAAAAATCAAATCAAAGCAGTATGACTGCTCAAAGAAGATGTCTGATGCGCTTGAGTTATATAAAAAGCAGAAATACTCCAGAGTAAAAACACTGCTTGAGGATGTCAAAATTCAGTGCAGCGGCAGCCCTGTAATCGACAGTGTCCTTTACTATCTTGGAATGTCGGATATGCACATGAAAGCTTATGTGGATGCCCGCTCGGAATTTGAAGCACTTGCGCAGGATTTCCCAAATTCTCCTTTTTATGAGGAAGCTCAGTTCAGAATCGGCCTTTCAGTCTATCGTCAGTCGCACACCTCAAGCCGGGACCAGACAGAAACAAAAGAGGCGATCCGTCTTCTGCGGGATTTTTTGGAAACTTATCCTGAAGGTAAGATGGCTGACAGTGCTTCAAAGTATCTCAATGAGGCTGTGGAGAAGCTGGCTCAGAAGGAATTTGACAATGCGCGGTTCTATGTAAAGATCCACGAACCCGAAGCCGCTGTGGTGTATTATAAATCGTTTATTAATGAATATCCAGGTTCCAGGCTTACAGATCAGGCTTATTTGAATCTGGCGGAACTTCTGTTTAAACTGGACAGAAAAAGTGAAGCGCAGGAAGTGCTTGATCGGTTGCTTGAATCCAGTAAAGATAAGGATGTCATCAACAAGGCCAAAGCGCTGCGCTCCCGTAAATCCTGA
- the ybgF gene encoding tol-pal system protein YbgF, translating to MVKKTVLSLIIATALITGCAGPAKQLDTEALLPEIDVIQVKENSDEALKLAQEAKLDVEVLTARLNEIDSKIIMLSEEISSVSGAKIEELESRLALLVEAYKDLAAQVKALETKSLGSGRKSSSPGPTFSPSSAVSVITSPEHELYQKGLQVFNTRQYDNAMKIFNDVLQQYPSGKYPDNCHYWIGECLYAKGDFAGAIASFQKVHSYQNSGKADDAQIKIGLCYLKMGQTGAAKEEFKKLKDRYPASEYVPRAEKYLSELK from the coding sequence ATGGTCAAAAAAACGGTATTATCCTTAATTATTGCCACAGCTTTAATCACTGGCTGTGCCGGACCTGCAAAGCAGCTTGACACTGAAGCACTGCTGCCGGAAATCGATGTCATTCAGGTAAAAGAGAATTCCGATGAAGCTCTGAAACTGGCTCAGGAGGCCAAGCTTGATGTTGAAGTGCTCACTGCCAGGCTTAACGAAATCGACAGCAAGATTATTATGCTTTCAGAGGAGATCTCCAGTGTGTCAGGTGCCAAAATCGAGGAGCTCGAGAGCAGACTTGCTTTACTTGTGGAAGCTTACAAAGATCTTGCGGCACAGGTGAAGGCTCTCGAAACGAAGTCTTTGGGATCCGGGAGGAAAAGCAGCAGCCCGGGCCCAACCTTCTCACCCTCATCGGCCGTTTCGGTTATTACTTCTCCTGAGCATGAACTGTATCAGAAAGGGCTTCAGGTTTTCAATACCCGTCAGTATGACAATGCCATGAAGATTTTTAACGATGTCCTCCAGCAGTATCCATCAGGCAAATATCCCGATAACTGCCATTACTGGATTGGTGAATGCTTATACGCCAAGGGAGATTTCGCCGGCGCGATTGCATCATTCCAGAAAGTTCATTCGTATCAGAATTCCGGCAAAGCTGATGATGCGCAGATAAAAATCGGGCTCTGCTATTTGAAAATGGGGCAGACTGGAGCTGCAAAGGAAGAATTTAAGAAATTGAAGGACCGCTATCCGGCCAGTGAGTATGTACCCAGGGCAGAGAAATATCTTTCTGAGCTGAAATAG
- a CDS encoding activase, with amino-acid sequence MRTIGVCFGSTTVQCVEVVVEKNVKHIGKIIRIPHEGNPQQIFKNLLSGLDIHNISGIAVTGRAFRKNVRLSSISEPEALEFALKEEYSDGAFPDLVISSGGETQLVYSINRNGGIVSVHSGNKCASGTGEFFLQQIRRMGLELDEAVELASRGTPHKIAGRCSVFCKSDCTHALNKGEPKENVAAGLCTMMADKISDLVKDIQYEKAALIGGGSLNGAMVKELKSRFGKLEIPRIAECFEAYGAALWALENKCIPVESIDGLFTGCANSFGSHPPLKSALGLVEFKEANRGTASEGDKCILGLDVGSTTTKAVILRQSDNSILSSVYLRTNGDPVGAARNCYRSMKTQLGGVEIDIVALGVTGSGRQIAALHALTDNVINEIIAHAAAASYFDKEVDTIFEIGGQDAKYTYLTGGVPSDYAMNEACSAGTGSFLEESARESLNVLTEDIAEGALRGENPPNFTDQCSAFISSDIKIAGQEGISKDDILAGLVYSICLNYLNRVRGSRPVGKKIFMQGGVCYNKAVPVAMASLMQHHIIVPPDPGLMGAFGVALEVKKRIELGISSEGHFDLDELINREAAREDSFVCSGGREKCDRKCEISRIRVGDKVYPFGGICNKYYNLRLNRHIDSGKYDLVALRQKLLFEKYGVKQGDFQPDQDKPARTVGILRSFLTHSFYPLYSNFFHKMNFRVVLSDEIDSEGISRVESAFCFPAEITHGSFYNILKKNPDYIFLPQVMQIPVPNVPTYSRACVFVQGEPYYLRTTFRREIEQLPVIVLSPVLKMEKGYEAAEDTMVEMARGMGVSEKDARRAYRYACRKQREFEQELLEIGKTVLDDLDRNPDTFGIVLFGRPYNSFASDANMGIPHKVASRGYYVIPYDMLSAQHFEVDTKMFWGMGQKIMKAAQFVKQKNNLFGFYVTNFSCGPDSFLLGYFRKLMGSKPSLTLELDQHTADAGIDTRTEAALDIMNSYRQLGITPAVKRFRSAKVVNRGKEIKVISSNGREYSLKDPMVEIVLPSMGRYSTESVAAILRSMGINARALPVADKETLLEGRKNTTCKECLPYIITTGSFLQYIRQNPGRNKVTLFFMATGGGPCRLGQYCRALENVIEREQIPDAAVFTMTDENGYGGMGSRCLLKAWQAIIISDCLADIKSTLAVCASDKKAALDEVEKIWKELISYFEGRLSVRLSVLLSRAVSRLSAIPLKKDPSRIPVISLIGEIFVRRDEFSRKNIVDYLENNGFMVRVAPVAEYMCYSNYVVHSGLGEREFSFSEQVRMKLVVQIQEWWERRIKTILSESGLYKFEMIDVGKTIRGVSHLINENFRGEAILTVGLALREILHDSCGVIAIGPFGCMPSRVAESILKKEMNIEGKERMCEPGSNIEHFRELQDLPFFSLETDGSAFPQLIEANLEAFILQARRVHNRILETKDHGDSSTGRRLSLRWYDIVTGNGKALSGVKKKLR; translated from the coding sequence ATGAGAACAATAGGTGTCTGTTTTGGGTCTACCACTGTCCAGTGTGTAGAAGTTGTTGTCGAGAAAAACGTCAAACATATCGGAAAGATCATAAGAATTCCTCACGAAGGCAATCCGCAGCAGATTTTCAAGAATCTGCTTTCCGGTCTGGATATCCACAATATCAGCGGGATAGCAGTTACCGGCCGGGCTTTCCGTAAAAATGTGAGGCTATCGAGTATCTCCGAGCCGGAGGCACTGGAGTTTGCTCTGAAAGAGGAGTATAGTGACGGGGCTTTTCCTGATCTTGTGATCAGTTCCGGGGGGGAAACCCAACTGGTTTACTCTATCAATAGAAATGGCGGGATAGTCTCGGTGCACTCAGGCAACAAGTGTGCATCAGGGACAGGAGAGTTTTTCCTTCAGCAGATCCGCAGGATGGGGCTTGAGCTCGATGAAGCGGTTGAGCTGGCCTCCAGGGGAACTCCTCATAAGATTGCCGGAAGATGCAGTGTATTCTGTAAAAGCGACTGTACTCATGCTCTTAACAAAGGAGAGCCAAAGGAGAATGTCGCTGCCGGGCTCTGCACGATGATGGCAGATAAGATTTCTGATCTGGTAAAAGATATACAATACGAGAAAGCTGCGCTTATCGGCGGGGGATCTCTCAACGGGGCAATGGTTAAAGAACTGAAATCACGTTTCGGCAAACTTGAGATTCCAAGAATAGCCGAGTGTTTTGAAGCGTATGGGGCAGCGCTCTGGGCTCTGGAGAACAAATGCATTCCGGTAGAGAGCATCGATGGATTGTTTACCGGCTGTGCAAATTCATTCGGATCTCATCCCCCTCTGAAAAGCGCGCTTGGTCTGGTGGAATTCAAGGAGGCCAACAGGGGAACTGCCTCAGAAGGTGATAAATGTATTCTGGGTCTTGATGTCGGATCAACGACTACAAAAGCTGTAATCTTACGTCAATCTGACAACAGTATCCTTTCTTCTGTTTACCTTCGTACAAACGGAGACCCGGTAGGGGCCGCCAGAAACTGCTACAGATCCATGAAGACCCAACTGGGTGGTGTTGAAATAGACATAGTGGCCCTTGGTGTCACCGGATCGGGACGTCAGATAGCTGCGCTTCATGCACTCACCGATAATGTAATAAATGAAATCATCGCTCATGCTGCCGCGGCATCGTATTTCGACAAGGAAGTTGACACGATATTTGAGATAGGGGGGCAGGATGCCAAATACACTTACCTGACCGGAGGTGTTCCGTCGGACTATGCGATGAATGAGGCGTGCAGTGCCGGAACCGGCTCCTTTCTGGAGGAATCGGCGCGTGAGTCACTGAATGTACTTACAGAAGATATTGCTGAGGGCGCCTTGCGGGGAGAGAATCCTCCCAACTTTACAGATCAGTGCTCTGCCTTCATTTCGAGTGATATCAAGATCGCAGGTCAGGAGGGGATCAGCAAAGATGACATCTTGGCCGGGCTCGTTTATTCTATCTGTCTGAATTATCTTAACCGGGTGAGAGGTTCACGTCCGGTTGGTAAAAAGATTTTCATGCAGGGAGGAGTCTGTTACAATAAGGCTGTTCCGGTTGCGATGGCCTCATTGATGCAGCATCACATAATTGTTCCTCCTGATCCGGGTCTGATGGGGGCGTTTGGTGTGGCGCTGGAGGTGAAGAAAAGGATTGAACTGGGTATCAGCAGTGAAGGACATTTTGATCTGGATGAACTGATAAACAGAGAGGCAGCCAGGGAAGACAGCTTTGTCTGTTCGGGCGGCAGGGAGAAATGTGACCGCAAATGCGAGATTTCACGAATAAGAGTAGGGGATAAAGTTTATCCATTCGGTGGAATCTGCAACAAATATTACAACCTGCGGCTCAACCGGCATATCGATTCAGGTAAATATGACCTGGTGGCACTGCGGCAGAAGCTTCTATTTGAGAAATACGGGGTTAAGCAGGGAGATTTCCAGCCCGATCAGGATAAACCTGCACGTACTGTCGGGATTCTGAGATCATTTCTCACCCATTCGTTTTATCCTCTGTATTCAAATTTCTTTCACAAGATGAATTTCAGGGTTGTGCTTTCCGATGAAATTGACAGTGAGGGAATATCCCGGGTCGAATCGGCTTTCTGTTTCCCGGCTGAGATTACTCACGGGAGTTTCTATAACATACTTAAAAAGAACCCCGATTATATCTTCCTTCCTCAGGTGATGCAGATTCCGGTTCCCAATGTACCCACATACAGCAGGGCATGTGTATTTGTACAGGGTGAACCTTATTATCTCAGGACTACATTCCGGCGTGAGATTGAGCAGTTGCCGGTGATTGTGCTCTCTCCGGTTCTGAAGATGGAGAAAGGGTATGAGGCAGCCGAGGACACGATGGTTGAGATGGCGCGTGGTATGGGGGTTAGTGAAAAGGACGCACGGAGAGCGTACCGGTATGCCTGCAGAAAACAGAGGGAGTTTGAGCAGGAACTGCTTGAGATCGGGAAAACAGTGCTGGATGACCTTGACAGGAATCCTGATACTTTCGGGATAGTACTTTTCGGCCGTCCCTACAACTCTTTTGCTTCAGATGCAAACATGGGTATACCCCACAAGGTGGCGTCAAGAGGCTATTATGTAATCCCTTACGACATGCTTTCCGCACAGCATTTTGAAGTTGATACCAAGATGTTCTGGGGAATGGGGCAGAAGATCATGAAAGCTGCCCAATTTGTAAAGCAGAAGAATAATCTCTTCGGGTTTTATGTGACAAACTTTTCCTGCGGTCCGGATTCATTTCTGCTCGGTTATTTCCGCAAGCTCATGGGCAGCAAACCCTCTTTGACTCTTGAGCTGGATCAGCACACTGCCGATGCCGGAATCGATACCCGTACCGAAGCTGCACTTGACATAATGAACAGCTACAGACAGTTGGGGATAACACCGGCTGTAAAGCGTTTCAGGTCCGCAAAAGTGGTAAACAGGGGTAAAGAGATCAAAGTTATCTCCTCAAACGGCAGAGAATACAGTCTGAAGGATCCCATGGTGGAAATAGTGCTTCCATCGATGGGCAGGTACAGTACTGAGAGTGTTGCTGCAATTCTTAGATCAATGGGTATCAATGCCCGTGCGCTCCCTGTAGCGGATAAGGAAACTCTGCTTGAAGGACGAAAGAATACCACCTGTAAGGAGTGCCTGCCTTACATAATCACTACAGGGTCATTTCTGCAGTATATCAGGCAAAATCCCGGCCGTAATAAGGTAACACTGTTTTTCATGGCAACAGGTGGCGGCCCCTGCAGGCTTGGGCAGTATTGCAGGGCACTGGAGAATGTTATTGAAAGGGAGCAGATTCCCGATGCCGCGGTCTTTACCATGACAGATGAGAATGGTTACGGAGGCATGGGGAGTCGCTGTCTGTTAAAGGCCTGGCAGGCAATTATTATTTCCGACTGTTTGGCGGATATCAAGAGTACTCTTGCCGTTTGTGCAAGTGACAAGAAGGCTGCGCTTGATGAAGTTGAGAAAATCTGGAAAGAATTGATCTCCTATTTTGAAGGCCGACTTTCAGTTCGTTTGAGTGTTCTTCTTTCCCGTGCGGTATCAAGGCTCTCGGCAATTCCCCTGAAAAAGGATCCATCCAGAATTCCTGTGATCTCTCTTATCGGGGAAATATTTGTAAGGAGAGATGAGTTTTCAAGGAAGAACATAGTTGATTACCTGGAAAACAACGGATTTATGGTAAGAGTTGCTCCGGTAGCGGAGTACATGTGCTACAGTAACTATGTTGTTCATTCCGGTCTTGGTGAAAGGGAGTTTTCCTTCAGTGAACAGGTTCGGATGAAACTGGTTGTTCAGATTCAGGAGTGGTGGGAGAGGAGAATAAAAACTATCCTTTCCGAAAGTGGACTTTACAAATTTGAAATGATCGATGTGGGAAAGACAATCAGGGGTGTTTCTCATCTAATAAACGAAAATTTCAGGGGTGAGGCTATTCTCACTGTGGGGCTTGCCCTCAGGGAGATTCTCCACGACTCCTGCGGAGTCATAGCAATCGGCCCCTTTGGCTGTATGCCCTCAAGAGTGGCTGAATCGATTCTGAAAAAGGAGATGAATATTGAGGGTAAGGAAAGGATGTGTGAACCCGGAAGTAACATCGAGCATTTCAGGGAACTTCAGGATCTTCCCTTCTTTTCATTGGAAACTGATGGTTCCGCATTTCCTCAGTTGATAGAGGCAAACCTTGAGGCTTTTATCCTGCAGGCCAGACGTGTTCACAACCGTATACTGGAAACAAAAGACCATGGAGACAGCAGCACAGGCAGGCGTCTGTCGCTAAGATGGTATGATATTGTTACCGGTAACGGCAAAGCTCTCTCAGGGGTTAAAAAAAAGCTCCGTTGA